TTTGAAGCTGCAAACCCCTGGTCTGTGAGGAGAGAGTGGTGGCAGCTCAAAGATGCCTCTGGGATCTTCTGCTGAGGGCCTTGGTTTTAAAGTTCATAGAAAAGTTGAGTTTTTGGTGTAGCAGATAAGAGGAGAGGGCTGTGTTACAATGATGTACATATGGCACAAACTGGAGTAACTACATCCTTGTGTACACCTAGAAACTGAGTCATTTCTGAGATGTTTAGCTCTCTAATGGGGATGCAAGATCAGAAAAGAAGATTCTGTTAATTTGGAGAAGGGGATAGGAGGGTGGGTTGGGCTCTTTCACCCCCTCTATTTTAGCAAATAAAACCTTTCAGGTACAAGAGCAgcctctccagagcagagaggtgcagaaaacctgaagaaataaatgtctAAACCTGTTCTTCTTTTATATTCATGGAAGGTGGGCTGGGTGCACTGACAGGACCTGGGCTGGCCAGTCTGCTCGGGAGTGGGGGACCTCCAACCAGCAGTTCATCATCAAGGTAGGAGGCCTTGTCTGCCCTGGGCTATTGCAATGGGAACTTGCCACTGCTGTGGGAGGAATCATGGCTTATTGAGTGGGGAATGTGGTGGGAATAATGTGATAAAAGTTGGCTGCTTATTACCTCTCTAAAATGAGGTAGGAGTTTTTCATACTGTAAGGGTTAGGAAAGAAGCTTTTCAGAACAGAAGAGGTTTTTGCAGGGAATTAATGACCCTCATTATCTCGGCCAGCTCTCGCAGCCAGTCGGCTGCAGTGACTCCATCTTCCACGACTTCTTCCACCCGTGTAACGCCGGCCCCGTCCGTTCCTGCGGCTGCCTCGGtgaccagccccagccccgttCCCAGCTCGGGTAATGGAACCAGCTCAGCCACAAGCCCAACCCAGCCCATTCAATTGAGTGACCTTCAGAACATTTTAGCTACTATGAATGTGCCATCTGGAGCAGGAGGACAGCAAGGTAACAGTGCTCTGaccaagcagctgctggatcCAGGAGTCCTTTGGAGCTGTTTTACTGTCCTGTCCTGTTCCACATTGGTTTGAAAAgtctcttaatttttttgttcctgttttttggtggttttttttttttatttcagtgttggTTTTGACTGCTTCAGGAGACTTATTCTCACTCcaaaactgagaggaaaaaagatggTGGCAgtgtaataataattttaatactCAGACCCTGACTAGATCATTTGATTTACATGACAAAAACACGGGGTTTTGGGTGTAGTCTAATGGCCAACCCTTTGTTTTCTCCTAGTGGACCTGGCAGCTGTTCTGACTCCCGAGATCATGGCTCCCATCCTGGCCAACGCTGAAGTTCAGGAGCGATTGATGCCTTACCTTCCCTCAGGGGAATCCCTGCCGCAGACTGCAGAAGAGATCCAGAACACCCTGACGTCTCCTCAGTTCCAGCAGGTAGATGCTGGCTCTGGGCGGAAGTGCatttcttcccccttccccatcATCCTGATTCACCTTGCTTTTCCAGGTTCCTGGCACTGTTCAGAGTGGGAAGTTGCTCAGTAGAAGTGGAAAGGAAgagggacatggtttaatggaGCATTAGTTCTTCCTGCAGTCACTCAAGGGCAGATGGGAATGGTTTTTACTTTGTCTTTTGGAGTTGGGCTTTACCTTTCTCTTTATTATAAATGTGCTCTGGCACATGACAGGAGTAGTAGCAAATGCATTATTCCCTTTCACCAAATGGCTCCTTAATTTCAGACTGAAGGGAGGAGATGCTCATGGTTACTACACTACATCCCTTGAAACACCAGTCCTTAATTGCAGGACACAGTTTGTGATAAAAGTTGGTGTCCTACAGACCAATCTGAACTAGTAATTTACAGCAATTTACTGAAATTTGTCAGTTTGCAATATTTCAGGAGCTTAAATGACTGGTTTAGATTAAACTGTAGCAATTTCCGTGAAAAAGGAAGTGAAGGACATGTAATTGGTGATTATTTTATTGCATATCTGCTCCCAAGCCCTGCCATGACAGGACTGCTCTCCTCCTGGGGTTACTACTGCAGAAATCTGATGCAAACTTTTATTTTGATGCTGTTGACTCCAATCCACAGGCTTTGAGCATGTTCAGTGCTGCCTTAGCTTCAGGACAGCTGGGCCCACTCATGAGCCAGTTTGGGCTACCTGCAGAGGCAGTAGATGCGGCAAATAAAGGCGGTgagtgctggtgctggtgggatTGTTGGGTGTGTTGTTGGGGGTGTTGGCACTGCACATGACCACTGAATGTGGGGTGTAAGGATCAGCTTCGCTCTAACTCTCCCTCTCTGAGAGTCGTGAGTCTGCAAGGTGACTCTTGCACTGATGTTTACAAAGAAAAGGTGGGTGGGACAGGTGTTCCAGCACACAGAGTGAGGTGTTATGTGCAGTGAGAGGAGTTGGGGTTCTGCAGAGATGTGCTGGCTTCATTTTCTTGCTAGAGATGCAAAAGACTCTGGAGATGTCACAGTCACCTTGTTCAGGAATGCCTTTCTTGTGGGAGCCTTTAATGATTCACATGAAATCAGTGATCACAGTCAGGGCCAGCTCTGGCAGTGAGGCAATCCCTTTTCCCTAATGAGCTTTTAGCATCCCTTCCATTAATGTAAGAATTCTGGTCTCAGGATGCCCATGCACAATTAAAGTGCATTAAATGCTGTGTCAGAGAGATCTGGATGTGTGTTACCTATTGTTCAAAATTTTCCTCCCTGCTAATTCATATGGAAGCAACTGTTTGCTTTCTAAGTAATGAAGCTTTAACCTTGTGTGGACAAtgagctccagcccagggaaTGCAGTAACTCGTGTGTTTAACTTCTAGATGTAGAAGCCTTTGCCAAAGCCATGCAGAACAGTGTCAAGTCAGACCAAAAGGAAGGAGACTCTAAGGACaagaaagatgaagaggaagatATGAGTTTAGATTAAGTTATTTGCTCTTCCTTACAGATACTCCTAGATACTAACTTAAGCAACTGCAGTAGGATTACTAACTTCATATTATGCTTatataaatctaaaaataaagcaattttctttaTCTGCCATACTGTTCCTTCCAATCTGTGCAGTATCCCTACAGTGCTGCTTATCCCTCTTCCAGCTCATCAGCCTGATGCTTACTCTTCCCCAGGTAAAGTGAAAGAGAGTAACATAAAACTTTATTTGACTCCAAAGTATGTACCAGTGATTTACAAAGACCATCTTTAATACTACAATTTCAAAAACAGGTCATAATTACATTTAAGATGGACATGTTAAAAACCCATTTTACAATATTTACCcctcataaaaaaaaacccacaatatAATGATATAAGTTACAAGTCCATTTCAGAAGCAAGATTTTGTCCCCAAGTGGCCAgagatatatatacacacacaaatatatatatgacGTGTAAGTGCACGAGTGAACTGGGTATCTTGGGAGGAAAAAGCTGCTTCAAGTGGAGACTGCACTACACCAGGGCTgagggaggctgagcaggagccagggtGGGTGAGGACCAGGTGTGGAGGTAACCTTTctatttcttccctttaaagCAGTGGTTTCTTGCTTCACACAACAGGACTTTTGTCAGTGTACTACCAGTGCTGAATGCAAGTGCAGAGCCAGTGGCAGTTGTGCCTTTCTGCTTTCCCTCAGCAGTTCTCCTAGCctattctgttctttttttgaTTCTTATAAATTACTCTGATAAGAAGATGCGAATTCTGTGACCAGAATTTTGTCCAAGTTCCCCCTTGCAGAGCTCTTTGTGTAGCAGTAGCAGGTGAGCTGAGACTGCCCTTGGGGGAGGTTAAATGTGCCCTTGctcagaaaaccccaaaaccgaCGAAATTAATCCAGTTTGTCCTAATTGCATTTATTATAAACCAGAAACTGCCTGCAGCCTTTACCAGCAGACAGTCTGTGACATTTATTAACAGCCTCAAGTGTTCGGTGAACTAAATCTATGTGCCTTGTACGTGAGGGGTGAAGGGAACAGGATTCAGGAcgagctgcagggctgctctgtgctccagcccacGCTCCCAGCACGAGCTCCAGGGCAGCACGGGCCCTGCTACAGATCCCTGCACCCAGAAGGACTCACCTGTCACCACATCCCGCTCCAACTTTTTGGTTCTATTTGTGAAACACCCCCAAAgtgccccctcctcccctgccctccttcccctggGATTTGTGGCCCCTCTGGTTTGGCCCAGACCTGTGCCTGCAGTCACTGGAGATAAGTGTGTCCGAGCACCGGCAGTGCTCTAGTGGTGacaccagggctgcagcagcgtTCTGTCCCTCGGGCTGTCCCtgatgtggcactcagagcacagggcagcccttCAGGCTGACAGAGCCCCAAGcagtcccagctccaggcaggtcCACGTGCCTCTGGTTGATCTGCAGGTTCCTGACACAGCCGACGTAGTGAGGGAGGGGAGGTaacagcagccctgtgctggccttgtctgtctctgcagaagaaacaaggaaaagcaGGTATTAGTCTGGCAAAGGCTTAACCTCTCCCTCACACCAGAAACAGTATCTCCATTGTCCTTGGAGTATTTCATTCTGAAGCACATCTTTCCTGACTCACCTGGCAGCCCTCCCAGGGAGAAGGTTGCCCTtgtgctgggtgcagggggCTGGCTGGGTCCCACTGTGTGGTTGCCCTCTGTAT
The genomic region above belongs to Camarhynchus parvulus chromosome 20, STF_HiC, whole genome shotgun sequence and contains:
- the ADRM1 gene encoding proteasomal ubiquitin receptor ADRM1 isoform X1, producing the protein MSSGALFPSLVPGSRGSSSKYLVEFRAGKMSLKGSTVTPDKRKGLVYIQQTDDSLIHFCWKDRTSGNVEDDLIIFPDDCEFKRVPQCTTGRVYVLKFKAGSKRLFFWMQEPKTDKDEEHCRKVNEYLNNPPMPGALGGNASGGHELSALGGEGGLQSLLGNMSHNQLMQLIGPTGLGGLGGLGALTGPGLASLLGSGGPPTSSSSSSSRSQSAAVTPSSTTSSTRVTPAPSVPAAASVTSPSPVPSSGNGTSSATSPTQPIQLSDLQNILATMNVPSGAGGQQVDLAAVLTPEIMAPILANAEVQERLMPYLPSGESLPQTAEEIQNTLTSPQFQQALSMFSAALASGQLGPLMSQFGLPAEAVDAANKGDVEAFAKAMQNSVKSDQKEGDSKDKKDEEEDMSLD
- the ADRM1 gene encoding proteasomal ubiquitin receptor ADRM1 isoform X2; protein product: MSSGALFPSLVPGSRGSSSKYLVEFRAGKMSLKGSTVTPDKRKGLVYIQQTDDSLIHFCWKDRTSGNVEDDLIIFPDDCEFKRVPQCTTGRVYVLKFKAGSKRLFFWMQEPKTDKDEEHCRKVNEYLNNPPMPGALGGNASGGHELSALGGEGGLQSLLGNMSHNQLMQLIGPTGLGGLGGLGALTGPGLASLLGSGGPPTSSSSSSSRSQSAAVTPSSTTSSTRVTPAPSVPAAASVTSPSPVPSSVDLAAVLTPEIMAPILANAEVQERLMPYLPSGESLPQTAEEIQNTLTSPQFQQALSMFSAALASGQLGPLMSQFGLPAEAVDAANKGDVEAFAKAMQNSVKSDQKEGDSKDKKDEEEDMSLD